A segment of the Flavobacteriales bacterium genome:
ATTTCACGTCTTTTGAAAGCAATGAAGCTTTAGCTCCTTGGATAAATACACTGTACGAATGGTAAATTGCATCTGCAAACTGACCAGCTTCTAATGCTTCTTTTGCCCAATGATGTTTTTCATCACCTTCATATAAAAGAGTAGAAACTAAATCAATAATTACACCGGCACATTCTCCAACTCCAATTTCCATTTTGAATTTATCTTTGCTTCTCCAATCGAACAATTCATGTTCTTGAATCGTCTCAAGGTTAGCTAGAGGAAGTAACAATTCGTAGAAATAGTTTTTCTCTTTTCGTTGGTAGTAGTCGTTAAAATACTCGCCATCGTTAGCGTTTTTCTCGAAATCATCTAATAAGAATCTTACTGCATCTGGCACTCTTCTTGAAGGAACCTTGATTACTTTGTCGGCAATTGATCCTTGTCCGTCAAGCTCAACACCACCACCTAATAACAACATCATTGCAGGTATAACTACATTGTTGTTTTTAAATGAGCTGCCGTGTAAGCCAATGTTTGCAATGGTATGCTGTCCACAAGCATTCATACAACCACTGATTTTGATAGTCAATTTCGTATCAAATATTAGATCGTAATATTCTTCTTTGATTACTCTTTCAAGTTCAGTTGCCATTCCATAGCTACTTCCAATTCCTAAGTTACAAGTATCTGTTCCTGGGCAAGTAGTAATGTCCATGATAGAATTAAATCCTGGAGTTGCAAGTTCTAATTCGTTAAGTGCATTGAAAACAGATTTTAAATTCGCATCTGGTACAAAACGTAAAAGGAAACCTTGTCCAACAGAAATTCTGAAATCATCATCCGCAAATTTGGTAACGATATCACCGAGTTTTCTAGAAGTCTCAGTAGTTAAGTTACCTAAGGAAACTTTAATACTTACGCTGTTAAAACCATCTTGCTTTTGCTTTTTAACGTTAGTTCTAAACCAATCCTCGTAAAGTTTTTCGTCAGAAAGAGTTACTTCTTCTGTAACAAGAGCAACGTTTGGAATAGGCTGATCAACACCATCAATTTCAATGGTTTGATTTTCTAATGTTTTCATTTCGATTTTAACCAATCGCATGAATTCCTCTAATCCCATCTTCTTTAACAAGAACTTAAGACGTGCTTTTTGTCTACTTGAACGTTCGCCATTTCTGTCAAAAACTCGAATAGCTGCATCGGTAAATGGAATTAAC
Coding sequences within it:
- a CDS encoding HEPN domain-containing protein, whose product is MKSFRSELEDLNNPIVEKDILDLANKIEEFHNGKIDGEKFRSLRLARGVYGQRQPGVQMIRIKVPYGKLTVAKLNKICDVADEYATQKIHLTTRQDIQIHYVSLDRTPELWAELEKEEVTLREACGNTVRNITGSINAGIDPDEPFDVTPYAEACFQYLLRNSPGQDLGRKFKISFSSSNQDTAFSFMHDLGLIPKIKDGVRGFKVMLGGGLGSQAIHALLAFDFLPTNELIPFTDAAIRVFDRNGERSSRQKARLKFLLKKMGLEEFMRLVKIEMKTLENQTIEIDGVDQPIPNVALVTEEVTLSDEKLYEDWFRTNVKKQKQDGFNSVSIKVSLGNLTTETSRKLGDIVTKFADDDFRISVGQGFLLRFVPDANLKSVFNALNELELATPGFNSIMDITTCPGTDTCNLGIGSSYGMATELERVIKEEYYDLIFDTKLTIKISGCMNACGQHTIANIGLHGSSFKNNNVVIPAMMLLLGGGVELDGQGSIADKVIKVPSRRVPDAVRFLLDDFEKNANDGEYFNDYYQRKEKNYFYELLLPLANLETIQEHELFDWRSKDKFKMEIGVGECAGVIIDLVSTLLYEGDEKHHWAKEALEAGQFADAIYHSYSVFIQGAKASLLSKDVKCNTHTGIIKDFNDHFVSTGEITMSSDFETAVLRINQNEPTESFAKEYLEEANAFLTQVKDMSAREKATV